From Mycobacterium colombiense CECT 3035:
CAGCGCACCGGTGCTCTGCGCCTCGCCGAACGGCAGCTTTCCGGTGGCCAGCAGCAGCCAGGTCCGGGGGTCGGTTTCCGCCACATTGGGCGGGGTGCCCCGGGTGTGCGTGGGCCCGGCGATGCACTGCACGGCGACGAACGGCGGGATGCGCAGCTCCACGCTGCGCCCGGGCGCCACGGCGGCCAGGGTGCGGGCGGTCAGGCGCACGGCCGTCGCCAGTTCCTGCCGGTCGGGCGCCGCACGGGACGCGTCGCGAAGCCAGTCGGCGACGGCCAGCACGGCCTGCCGGGCCTTCGCCGGATCGGCTTTGTCGCGGGGGCCATACCCCAGGGTCTCAAAAGCGTGGGGCCCGCCGCTCGAGGTCAGCGCGACGACGCCCGCACGGCCAGCACGGCGATCGCCCCGGCCTCGTTGATGGCCAGGTGCGCGAGCATGGGTGCGGCCAGGCTGCCCGACCGGTCGGCGAGCCAACCGAAGAGCCAGCCCGCGAGCCCGGTGACCAGCACGGTGACGGCCACCGGCTCACCCGTCGCGCGCGCGTCCGCGATGTGCGACAGGCCAAAAGCGCTGGCCTGCAACAACCGTCCGCGGCGTCGCCCGAAAGCGGCGGAACCGGCGGCGGCCAGCGCCCCGCGAAAGGCGGACTCCTCCGACCACACGGTGGCCACCGGTATCCGCAGCAGCAACCAGTCCGGCGCCGCCGCCGGTGGCTCGCGGTCGGCCATCGATCGGCGCACCGGCGGCAGCAGGGTGGTCGCCGCGACCGCGCAAGCTGCCGGGAGTGCGGCCACTGACCCCAGCCGCAGGCCGGGCCGTAGCCGGGGCGGATCCAGGCCCAAGGGTGCACGCGTCATCGCCACCAGCAGGCCGCCCGCGCCCGCCTGCAACACCGCTCGCCACGAGGCCGGCAACCGGGGACCGACGAAGCTCCAACCGACCAGTGCGGCGGCCAGCGACAGCGCACCCGATCGGCGGAAACGCCTGGCGGACATCAGGTTTCGCTGCGGGCACTCATCCGAAGAGCCGCGGCAGCACCGACTCCGAAGTCTCGCGCAGTTCGGCCAAAGAGATCGTGAACAGTCCCTGGACCTCCACCGCGTCGGACGCCTGGTCGACCACGCCGATGCGCACCGCCGGCAATCCGCGCGCCTCGCACATCGAACGGAACCGGCTCTCCTCGGTGCGCGGCACCGCCACCAGCACGCGGCCCGCCGACTCGGAGAACAACGTCACGAACGGATCGGCACCCTCGGGAAGCACGATGCGACAACCGGTTTCGCCGGCCAGGGCGGCTTCGACGATGGCCTGCGCGAGGCCGCCCTCGGACAGGTCGTGCGCCGCGGAGACCAGGCCGTCGCGCGACGCCGAGCGCAGCACCTCGCCCAGCAGCCTCTCGCGCGCCAGGTCGACCTTGGGCGGCAGCCCGCCGAGATGGTCGGCGGTCACCTGCGCCCAGATCGAACCGTCGAACTCGTCGCGGGTATCCCCAAGCAGCATCAGGGTTTCGCCGGGCTCGGTGCCCAGACCGGTGGGGATGCGCCGGCCGACGTCGTCGATGACGCCGAGCACCCCGACCACCGGGGTGGGCAGGATCGCCGTCGACCCCGTCTGGTTGTAGAAGCTGACGTTGCCGCCCGTCACCGGAATCCCCAGCGTCACACAGCCGTCGGCCAATCCGCGGACCGCCTGCGAGAACTGCCACATCACCCCGGGGTCTTCGGGCGAACCGAAATTCAGGCAGTTGGTCACCGCGACCGGTGCCGCCCCGGTGACGGCCACGTTGCGGTAAGCCTCGGCCAGGGCGAGCTGGGCGCCGGCGTAGGGATCCAGCTTCGTGTAGCGGCCGGAGGCATCGGTCGACAAGGCGATGCCGCGACCGGTGGATTCGTCGACGCGCAGCACACCACCATCGGCGTGCTCGGCCAGCACGGTATTGCCGCGCACGTACCGGTCGTACTGCTCGGTGATGAATGCGCGGCTGCACAGGTGCGGACTGCCCAGCAGCGCAAGCAAAGTGGCGCGCAGTTCGTCACCCGTGGCCGGCCGTGGCAGCCGCGCCGAGCTGTCGGCGTTCAGGGCGTCCTGCGTGTCGGGGCGGGCGACCGGGCGCTGGTAGACCGGGCCCTCGTGGGCGACAGTGCGCGGCGGCACGTCGACGACCGTCTGGCCCTGCCAGGTGATCCGCAACCGGTCGCCGTCGGTGACCTCGCCGATCACCGTGGCCAGCACATCCCACTTGCGGCACACCGCCATGAAGGCGTCGACGTTTTCCGGGGTGACGACGGCGCACATCCGCTCCTGCGACTCGCTGCACAGGATCTCCGCGGGCGTCATCTGGTTGGTGCGCAGCGGCACGGTCTCCAGCTGGATCGCCATGCCGCCGTCGCCCGCTGACGCTAATTCCGAAGTGGCGCAAGATAATCCGGCACCGCCCAGGTCCTGGATGCCGACCACCAGGTGACCGGCGTACAGCTCGAGGCAGCACTCGATGAGCACCTTCTCCATGAACGGGTCGCCGACCTGAACCGAGGGCAGCTTCTTGCGGGAGCCCTCGCTGTCGAACGTGTCCGACGCCAGCACCGACACCCCGCCGATGCCGTCCAGCCCGGTGCGGGCCCCGAACAGGATGATCTTGTTGCCCGTGCCGGAGGCGAAGGCCAGGTGCAGGTCCTCCTGGCGCAGCACACCGACGCACATGGCGTTCACCAACGGGTTGCCGGCGTAGCACGCATCGAAGACGGTCTCGCCGCCGATGTTGGGCAGGCCGAGCGAGTTGCCGTACCCGCCGATGCCGCGCACCACGCCGTCGACCACGCGACGGGTGTCCGGGGCGTCGGCCGCGCCGAACCGGAGCTGGTCCATCACCGCGACGGGTCGCGCGCCCATCGCCATGATGTCGCGGACGATCCCGCCGACTCCGGTGGCCGCACCCTGATAGGGCTCGACGTAGGACGGGTGGTTGTGCGACTCGACTTTGAAAGTGACCGCCCAGCCGTCGCCGATGTCGACGACGCCGGCGTTCTCGCCGATGCCGGCCAGCATGCCGGCGCGCATCTCGTCGGTGGTGGTCTCGCCGAAGTAGCGCAGGTGCACCTTGGACGACTTGTAGGAGCAGTGCTCGCTCCACATCACCGAGTACATCGCCAGCTCGGTGTCGGTGGGGCGGCGGCCGAGGATCTCGCGGATGCGCTGGTATTCGTCGTCTTTGAGGCCCAACTCGGCGAAGGGCTGCGGTTCGTCGGGAGTGGTGGCGGCGTGCTCGACCGTGTCGATGGCCTGGGTGCGCGCACTCGTCCCGGAGACAGTCACGCCAGACAGTCTAGGGCTGGACGGCGTGCAGGCGCTTTGGCCGCCCCTTCGGCCGGCCGGGGCCTATCCGCCGCGAAGCAGGTCTGCGCTTTCGGTGTCGGCGGGGTAGAACAATTCGACGGCCAGTTCGGCGAGGGTGACGTCGAGCGGCGTCCCGAACGTCGTCAGCGTCGTGAACATCGACAACCGTCGGCCCCCGCCGACGTCGAGGACGAACGGAATCAGCAGCGACGCGCCATCCGGGGGCGCGCTCCGGGCGTCGGCCGTGGCCGCGACGCCGGGGTAGCCGCGCACCTCCTCCTCGAGCGCCGCCAATCCCGGGTCGCCGGTGAGCGCGATGGTGCGCCGCAGCTGGCGCAGCAGGTAGCCGGCCCAGTCCGGGAAATTCAGGGTTCGCCCGGCCAGGCCGTCGGGGTGCAAGCACAGCCGGTAGACGTTCGCCGGCGGGCCGAGCAGCTGTTCGGGTAGGCCGGCGGTCAGCGCGGAGGCCGCCGCGTTGGTGCCCACGATGTTCCAGCATCGGTCGATGACGATGCCCGGGTAGGGGTCGTGCGCATCGAGCAGGCGCTGCACCGCGTCCCGAGCCGGCGAGAGTGCGGCGTCCTCGAGCGGACGCGACGGGTAGCGCGGCGCGAAACCTGCGGCGAGCAGCAGCGTGTTTCGTTCCCGCAGCGGGATGTCGAGGCCGTCGGCCAGGGTGAGCACCATCTCCGGACTGGGGCGCGAACGTCCCGTCTCGATGAAGCTCAGATGCCGCGCCGACACACCGACACTCAGCGACAGATCGAGCTGACTCACCCGTCGGCGCGTGCGCCATTCGCGCAACAACTCACCGACCGCCCCGTGGCTCACCAGGCAACGGTAACCAGGCCGGCGCACTCACGGCGATGACCTCGGAGGTAATTGCGGGGGCGCACGGCGCGGCGACACGCTTGCTGCACGCGCTCGACCGGAGCGCCCGACCCAAGGAGGAACCATGACGGACGTCCAATCCGCGCCGAAGTTCAGCGCAGAGGTTTTCGCGGCATACTGGGCCGCCCCCACCATGTCGCGCGGCTTCGACATCCTCGCCGAGGACATCGTCGGCTACTGGCCGGGCGATCCGGAGCCGGTCCGCGGGATCACGGCATACACGGCGAAAATCGCCGAATTGTTGGAGGCCGCACCGGATTTGCGGCTCGAGGTGATCGACAGCGCCACCGTGCCCGCGGCCGCCGAGGGTGAGGAACTCGTGTTCTTGCACTACGTCGGTCACGGCACCGGCCCGGACGGACCGTTTCACATCCGCGGCATCGACCGGGTCCGTACCC
This genomic window contains:
- a CDS encoding sterol carrier family protein yields the protein MGYGPRDKADPAKARQAVLAVADWLRDASRAAPDRQELATAVRLTARTLAAVAPGRSVELRIPPFVAVQCIAGPTHTRGTPPNVAETDPRTWLLLATGKLPFGEAQSTGALRLSGSRAGEIGHCLPLFDVG
- a CDS encoding Rv0804 family intramembrane glutamic endopeptidase — translated: MSARRFRRSGALSLAAALVGWSFVGPRLPASWRAVLQAGAGGLLVAMTRAPLGLDPPRLRPGLRLGSVAALPAACAVAATTLLPPVRRSMADREPPAAAPDWLLLRIPVATVWSEESAFRGALAAAGSAAFGRRRGRLLQASAFGLSHIADARATGEPVAVTVLVTGLAGWLFGWLADRSGSLAAPMLAHLAINEAGAIAVLAVRASSR
- the purL gene encoding phosphoribosylformylglycinamidine synthase subunit PurL is translated as MTVSGTSARTQAIDTVEHAATTPDEPQPFAELGLKDDEYQRIREILGRRPTDTELAMYSVMWSEHCSYKSSKVHLRYFGETTTDEMRAGMLAGIGENAGVVDIGDGWAVTFKVESHNHPSYVEPYQGAATGVGGIVRDIMAMGARPVAVMDQLRFGAADAPDTRRVVDGVVRGIGGYGNSLGLPNIGGETVFDACYAGNPLVNAMCVGVLRQEDLHLAFASGTGNKIILFGARTGLDGIGGVSVLASDTFDSEGSRKKLPSVQVGDPFMEKVLIECCLELYAGHLVVGIQDLGGAGLSCATSELASAGDGGMAIQLETVPLRTNQMTPAEILCSESQERMCAVVTPENVDAFMAVCRKWDVLATVIGEVTDGDRLRITWQGQTVVDVPPRTVAHEGPVYQRPVARPDTQDALNADSSARLPRPATGDELRATLLALLGSPHLCSRAFITEQYDRYVRGNTVLAEHADGGVLRVDESTGRGIALSTDASGRYTKLDPYAGAQLALAEAYRNVAVTGAAPVAVTNCLNFGSPEDPGVMWQFSQAVRGLADGCVTLGIPVTGGNVSFYNQTGSTAILPTPVVGVLGVIDDVGRRIPTGLGTEPGETLMLLGDTRDEFDGSIWAQVTADHLGGLPPKVDLARERLLGEVLRSASRDGLVSAAHDLSEGGLAQAIVEAALAGETGCRIVLPEGADPFVTLFSESAGRVLVAVPRTEESRFRSMCEARGLPAVRIGVVDQASDAVEVQGLFTISLAELRETSESVLPRLFG
- a CDS encoding helix-turn-helix domain-containing protein; this encodes MSHGAVGELLREWRTRRRVSQLDLSLSVGVSARHLSFIETGRSRPSPEMVLTLADGLDIPLRERNTLLLAAGFAPRYPSRPLEDAALSPARDAVQRLLDAHDPYPGIVIDRCWNIVGTNAAASALTAGLPEQLLGPPANVYRLCLHPDGLAGRTLNFPDWAGYLLRQLRRTIALTGDPGLAALEEEVRGYPGVAATADARSAPPDGASLLIPFVLDVGGGRRLSMFTTLTTFGTPLDVTLAELAVELFYPADTESADLLRGG
- a CDS encoding nuclear transport factor 2 family protein gives rise to the protein MTDVQSAPKFSAEVFAAYWAAPTMSRGFDILAEDIVGYWPGDPEPVRGITAYTAKIAELLEAAPDLRLEVIDSATVPAAAEGEELVFLHYVGHGTGPDGPFHIRGIDRVRTRDGIVVENVIRYDPAFVGQR